A part of Flavobacteriaceae bacterium GSB9 genomic DNA contains:
- a CDS encoding glycosyl hydrolase family 28 protein — translation MKHFLLLLSLTLFLSCQQKNESAQDSETASKEVFPDGTEIPEWFKDDSKINPEDLGKFYTITDFGVSTDSTVVQTEAIQNVIDEAYRNGGGVVVVPEGTFLSGALFFRPNTHLHVTKGGVLKGSDDISDYPFKPSRMEGQSIEYFSALVNAFGVDGFTITGNGIIDGNGLKYWKAFWQRRKENPKCTNLEVSRPRLVFIWKSNDVQLQDVHLRNSGFWSSHYYQCNNVKILGLRITSPHEPIKAPSTDAIDIDVCTNVLVKDCYMAVNDDAIALKGGKGPWALKNASNGENINIIIEDCEFGFCHSALTNGSESLHNKNILMRNCKVKDAKRLLWLKMRPDTPQHYEYITVENITGHARSFIYIKPWTQFFDLKGREDVPLSYSEHITMRNIDLKCDVFYDMKITEYDKLSNFTFENINVEAEDATYDKSIIDGVTFNNVKVNGKLIE, via the coding sequence ATGAAGCATTTTCTATTACTATTATCCTTAACGTTATTTTTATCTTGCCAGCAAAAAAACGAATCCGCGCAAGATTCTGAAACGGCCAGCAAAGAAGTCTTTCCTGACGGCACCGAAATTCCTGAGTGGTTTAAGGACGACTCTAAAATAAACCCAGAGGATTTAGGGAAATTCTACACGATTACCGATTTTGGCGTAAGTACCGATAGCACGGTTGTGCAAACCGAAGCCATCCAAAATGTTATTGATGAAGCCTACCGTAATGGCGGCGGCGTAGTTGTAGTTCCTGAAGGCACATTTTTAAGTGGTGCGTTGTTTTTTAGGCCCAACACCCATTTACATGTTACCAAAGGAGGTGTTTTAAAAGGGTCTGATGATATTTCCGATTATCCTTTTAAACCTTCTAGAATGGAAGGGCAAAGTATTGAGTATTTCTCCGCCTTGGTCAATGCCTTTGGGGTAGATGGGTTTACCATTACAGGAAATGGCATTATTGATGGTAACGGATTAAAATACTGGAAAGCATTTTGGCAAAGACGAAAGGAAAACCCGAAGTGCACCAATTTAGAAGTATCGCGCCCAAGACTAGTTTTTATCTGGAAAAGTAATGATGTGCAATTGCAAGATGTACATTTACGCAATTCTGGTTTTTGGTCGAGCCATTACTACCAATGTAACAACGTAAAAATTCTTGGTCTTCGCATAACCTCACCACACGAGCCCATTAAAGCGCCAAGCACCGATGCCATTGATATTGATGTGTGTACAAATGTTTTGGTAAAAGACTGCTATATGGCGGTTAACGACGATGCCATTGCTTTAAAAGGCGGTAAAGGCCCTTGGGCATTAAAAAATGCCAGTAACGGTGAAAACATCAATATTATTATTGAAGACTGCGAGTTTGGTTTTTGCCACTCGGCATTAACTAACGGTAGCGAATCGCTTCATAATAAAAACATATTGATGAGGAATTGTAAAGTCAAGGACGCTAAACGTTTGTTATGGCTAAAAATGCGACCAGACACCCCACAGCATTACGAATACATTACTGTAGAAAATATTACAGGGCACGCCAGAAGCTTTATATACATTAAACCTTGGACACAGTTTTTCGATTTAAAAGGTCGCGAAGATGTGCCACTTTCCTATTCAGAGCATATCACCATGAGAAACATCGATTTAAAATGTGATGTTTTTTATGATATGAAAATTACCGAGTACGACAAGCTTTCCAATTTTACTTTTGAAAATATAAATGTTGAAGCCGAAGATGCTACTTATGATAAAAGCATTATTGATGGCGTCACCTTTAATAATGTAAAAGTAAACGGCAAACTAATTGAATAA
- a CDS encoding acetylxylan esterase, translated as MKRAVLLCIAFWLCFNFNLQAQNSPAPIKLVQFVLTPNHADWTYKLNEEATVNIMVHKYGVPIKNIDVRYQYGPELMAPEQNGNLFLKDGTGKINIGTLKSPGFKQLIVKVTVDGYTYRGQVKLGFNPYAIEPTVKMPKDFDAFWEKALEENKKIPLNPQLTFMPEYSNTKVEVYLVRLQNYRKAKHLYGYLCKPRDNKKHPVLFHPPGAGVKKIEPFHAFAEAGFISFISEIHGISPEISKENYDDIKQALKNYWALNLDNKDNYYYKSVYLGCSRAIDFLTSLPEFDDKNVVVTGGSQGGALSIVTAGLDKRVSALASFYPALSDNTGYLNNRPGGWPHMFSNRYAHNSSKKIETAAYFDIVNFAKKITVPGFYSTGYNDNTCSPTSVFSAFNAISAPKQIVITPISGHWRFSETNDTSLNWLKQKCGID; from the coding sequence ATGAAAAGAGCTGTCTTACTATGCATAGCCTTTTGGCTTTGTTTCAATTTTAATTTACAAGCCCAAAACTCACCTGCACCAATCAAACTGGTGCAGTTTGTTTTAACGCCCAACCATGCGGATTGGACTTACAAACTCAATGAAGAAGCCACCGTAAATATCATGGTGCACAAGTATGGTGTGCCCATAAAAAATATTGATGTTCGCTATCAATATGGCCCCGAACTGATGGCGCCAGAACAAAATGGAAACCTTTTCCTAAAAGATGGAACCGGGAAAATCAATATCGGCACTTTAAAATCACCCGGATTTAAACAATTGATTGTAAAGGTTACTGTTGACGGGTACACGTATCGAGGTCAGGTGAAACTCGGTTTTAATCCTTATGCTATTGAACCCACTGTAAAAATGCCCAAAGATTTTGATGCCTTTTGGGAGAAAGCCTTGGAAGAAAACAAAAAAATTCCGCTTAATCCACAGCTTACTTTCATGCCTGAATACTCTAATACCAAAGTAGAAGTTTATTTAGTACGGCTACAAAATTACCGTAAAGCCAAACACCTTTATGGATATTTGTGTAAACCACGTGACAATAAAAAACATCCTGTTTTATTTCATCCGCCCGGTGCTGGAGTTAAAAAAATTGAACCTTTTCATGCATTTGCCGAAGCTGGTTTTATAAGTTTTATTAGCGAAATTCATGGTATTTCGCCTGAGATATCCAAAGAAAATTATGATGATATCAAACAGGCTTTAAAAAATTACTGGGCGCTAAACCTAGACAACAAAGACAACTATTATTACAAAAGTGTTTATTTAGGTTGCTCGCGAGCCATAGATTTTTTAACCAGTTTACCTGAGTTTGATGATAAAAATGTTGTTGTAACCGGTGGTAGCCAAGGTGGCGCATTAAGCATTGTAACCGCAGGTTTGGACAAAAGAGTATCTGCCTTGGCTTCATTTTATCCAGCATTGAGTGATAATACTGGGTATTTAAACAACAGGCCGGGTGGTTGGCCACATATGTTTAGTAATCGTTATGCGCATAACAGTTCAAAAAAAATTGAAACAGCTGCTTATTTTGATATCGTTAATTTTGCAAAAAAAATAACAGTGCCTGGATTTTATTCTACAGGATATAACGACAATACCTGTTCGCCAACCTCTGTTTTTTCAGCTTTTAACGCTATTTCTGCACCAAAACAAATTGTTATCACCCCTATTTCTGGCCATTGGCGTTTTAGCGAAACCAATGATACTTCCTTGAATTGGCTGAAGCAAAAATGCGGTATCGATTAA
- the panB gene encoding 3-methyl-2-oxobutanoate hydroxymethyltransferase, with translation MSVANKNYKRVTVKTLVDMKANGEKISMLTAYDYTMAKIVDGAGIDVILVGDSASNVMAGHETTLPITLDQMIYHASSVIRAAERSLVVVDLPFGSYQSDPKEALRSAIRIMKESGAHSVKLEGGKEIKDSIKRILNAGIPVMGHLGLTPQSIYKFGTYTVRAKEEDEAKRLMDDAKMLEKIGCFAIVLEKIPAALAKKVAESVKIPIIGIGAGNDVDGQVLVLHDMLGMTHEFHPRFLRRYLNLYDDMTSAISQYVDDVKSRDFPNDEEQY, from the coding sequence ATGTCTGTAGCAAACAAAAATTACAAACGGGTAACCGTAAAAACATTAGTTGATATGAAAGCTAATGGCGAAAAAATATCTATGCTTACGGCATACGATTATACCATGGCCAAAATTGTTGATGGTGCTGGAATTGATGTCATTTTAGTTGGTGATTCTGCAAGTAATGTTATGGCTGGGCATGAAACTACGCTGCCCATTACTTTAGACCAAATGATTTACCATGCATCTTCGGTAATAAGGGCTGCAGAACGTAGTTTGGTGGTAGTCGATTTACCTTTTGGAAGCTACCAAAGCGACCCCAAAGAAGCGCTAAGATCGGCCATTCGAATAATGAAAGAAAGCGGTGCCCATTCAGTAAAACTGGAAGGCGGAAAAGAAATAAAGGACTCCATAAAACGTATTTTAAATGCAGGAATTCCCGTAATGGGCCACTTGGGATTAACACCACAGTCTATTTATAAATTTGGCACATATACCGTGCGTGCCAAAGAAGAAGACGAGGCTAAACGCTTAATGGATGATGCCAAAATGCTCGAAAAAATTGGGTGTTTTGCTATTGTTTTAGAAAAAATTCCGGCCGCTTTGGCCAAAAAGGTTGCCGAAAGTGTAAAAATCCCAATTATTGGTATTGGAGCTGGAAACGATGTAGATGGACAGGTTTTGGTTCTACACGATATGCTAGGTATGACACACGAGTTCCACCCCAGATTTTTACGTCGCTATTTAAATTTATATGATGATATGACTTCGGCTATTTCGCAATATGTAGACGATGTAAAATCTAGGGATTTCCCCAATGATGAGGAGCAGTATTAA
- a CDS encoding RNA pseudouridine synthase, which produces MSNKILSNKSNLQVLYEDNHIIIVNKRAGDIVQGDKTGDKPLSDVVKEYIKDKYNKPGNVYLGTVHRLDRPTTGLVIFAKTSKALPRLNKLFLSKDIKKTYWAVVKNKPPKNADTLVNWLKKNPKNNKSTAHSKEIKDSKKAILHYQLIKKLDNYFLLEVNLETGRHHQIRSQLSNIGCPIKGDLKYGFDRSNKDASIHLHAKHIEFNHPVKKNPVSVSAPPPNDVIWNACLG; this is translated from the coding sequence GTGTCAAACAAAATACTTTCTAACAAATCCAATCTCCAGGTTCTTTACGAAGACAACCACATTATAATCGTAAATAAACGTGCAGGCGATATTGTTCAGGGTGATAAAACCGGCGACAAACCCCTTAGCGATGTGGTCAAGGAATACATAAAAGACAAATACAATAAGCCAGGCAATGTGTATTTGGGCACCGTTCACCGTTTGGACCGGCCAACAACAGGTTTGGTTATTTTTGCAAAAACAAGTAAAGCATTGCCTCGTCTCAACAAATTATTCCTTTCAAAAGATATCAAGAAAACCTATTGGGCGGTTGTAAAAAATAAACCTCCAAAAAACGCAGACACTTTAGTTAACTGGCTAAAGAAAAACCCGAAAAACAATAAATCTACTGCGCATTCCAAGGAAATAAAAGACAGTAAAAAGGCCATACTTCATTACCAATTAATTAAAAAATTAGATAATTATTTTCTTTTGGAAGTCAATTTAGAAACGGGGCGCCACCACCAAATCCGTTCTCAACTATCAAATATTGGTTGCCCCATAAAAGGTGATTTAAAGTACGGTTTCGACCGCAGCAACAAAGATGCCAGCATACATCTTCATGCCAAGCATATTGAATTTAACCACCCTGTAAAAAAGAACCCCGTATCTGTGTCTGCCCCGCCACCAAACGACGTTATTTGGAATGCCTGTTTGGGATAA
- the gcvT gene encoding glycine cleavage system aminomethyltransferase GcvT produces the protein MKNTALTETHKALGAKMVSFAGFNMPVQYEGVNAEHETVRNAVGVFDVSHMGEFLIEGEHALELIQKVTSNDASKLTIGKAQYSCLPNENGGIVDDLIVYRIKENTYLLVVNASNIEKDWNWIESKNEVGAQMRNLSNDYSLLAIQGPKAVEAMQPLSSHDLSAIKFYNFIVGDFASIEHVIISATGYTGSGGFEIYCKKSEVKQIWDKVFEAGKDYGIKPIGLAARDTLRLEMGYCLYGNDIDDTTSPIEAGLGWITKFTKPFTNSEALKAEKEQGPERKLIAFELDERGIPRQGYDIVDDNGKTIGNVTSGTMSPSLGKGIGLGYVPAVFSKVGSKINIQIRKKTIPATVVKLPFYKV, from the coding sequence ATGAAAAATACAGCCTTAACCGAAACACACAAAGCGCTTGGCGCAAAGATGGTCTCTTTTGCAGGGTTTAATATGCCTGTTCAATATGAAGGTGTAAACGCCGAACACGAAACCGTTAGAAATGCGGTTGGCGTTTTCGATGTATCACACATGGGCGAGTTTTTGATTGAAGGTGAACACGCTTTAGAACTCATTCAAAAAGTAACGAGTAACGACGCTTCAAAATTAACTATTGGCAAAGCACAATACAGTTGTTTACCTAACGAAAATGGAGGTATTGTTGACGACTTAATTGTTTATCGCATAAAAGAAAACACCTATTTGTTGGTTGTTAATGCTAGCAATATTGAAAAAGATTGGAATTGGATTGAATCTAAAAACGAAGTTGGTGCACAAATGCGAAATTTAAGCAACGACTATTCGTTATTGGCCATTCAGGGGCCTAAAGCAGTTGAGGCAATGCAACCTTTAAGCAGTCATGATTTATCAGCCATAAAGTTTTATAATTTCATTGTTGGCGATTTTGCCAGCATTGAGCATGTTATAATTTCTGCAACTGGATATACGGGCAGTGGCGGATTTGAAATTTATTGCAAAAAAAGTGAGGTTAAACAAATTTGGGACAAGGTTTTCGAAGCTGGAAAAGATTATGGCATCAAACCCATTGGATTAGCGGCTCGCGATACCCTGCGCTTGGAAATGGGATACTGTCTGTATGGTAACGATATTGACGATACCACTTCCCCTATTGAAGCTGGATTGGGCTGGATTACCAAATTCACTAAACCATTCACGAATTCTGAAGCTTTAAAAGCCGAAAAAGAACAGGGGCCAGAGCGAAAGCTTATCGCTTTTGAGTTGGATGAACGAGGTATTCCGCGCCAAGGTTATGACATTGTTGATGACAATGGAAAAACCATAGGCAATGTAACCTCGGGCACTATGTCACCTTCTTTAGGAAAAGGCATTGGTTTGGGGTATGTTCCTGCAGTATTTTCCAAAGTAGGCAGTAAAATCAATATTCAAATTCGAAAAAAAACCATACCCGCAACAGTTGTAAAGCTGCCATTTTACAAAGTGTAA
- a CDS encoding sugar nucleotide-binding protein, with product MRSRENNKHRILILGASGFVGGAIYKELCPYFNTFATYNISNKNFEKNQHFFQYNIEEDDIYEILDLVRPTIIISSLRGDFSKQVLVHQHLAEYVFANRIKLLFLSSANVFDAYSKYPSYEDDKTYSNSVYGHFKIKIENMLLRLPKKQVAILRLPMVFGAQSPRVQEIVQNINKGEPVEVFPNLIMNVTTDSKVTQQIHYIINRNKFGIFHLGSNDLVHHDDFIKEIIEHLEVKKAPVFKQVYTTNDERYLAVLPKTNKLPKHLQLFSQDILTELKIS from the coding sequence ATGCGAAGTAGGGAAAACAACAAACATAGAATTTTAATTTTAGGCGCCAGTGGCTTTGTGGGTGGCGCCATTTACAAAGAACTCTGCCCCTATTTTAACACTTTTGCCACTTACAATATCAGCAACAAGAATTTTGAAAAAAACCAGCATTTTTTTCAGTACAATATTGAAGAAGACGATATTTATGAAATTCTTGATTTGGTTAGACCCACCATTATAATTTCTTCGCTACGTGGCGATTTTTCAAAACAGGTTTTGGTACATCAGCATTTGGCTGAATATGTATTCGCAAACAGGATAAAATTATTATTTCTTTCGTCGGCCAATGTATTTGATGCGTATTCAAAATATCCAAGTTACGAAGATGACAAAACCTATAGCAACAGTGTTTATGGGCATTTTAAAATAAAAATTGAAAATATGCTGCTACGCCTTCCCAAAAAACAGGTAGCCATTTTACGTCTTCCCATGGTTTTTGGTGCACAATCGCCCAGGGTTCAGGAAATTGTTCAAAACATAAACAAGGGCGAACCCGTTGAGGTCTTTCCAAATTTAATAATGAATGTAACAACCGATTCCAAAGTTACGCAGCAAATCCACTATATTATTAACCGGAATAAATTCGGAATTTTTCATTTAGGAAGTAACGATTTGGTGCATCACGACGATTTTATAAAAGAAATAATTGAACACCTTGAAGTAAAAAAAGCTCCTGTTTTCAAGCAGGTTTACACTACCAACGACGAAAGATACCTTGCCGTTTTACCTAAAACCAATAAACTACCCAAGCATCTTCAACTTTTCAGTCAAGATATTTTAACTGAATTAAAAATAAGTTGA
- a CDS encoding 4a-hydroxytetrahydrobiopterin dehydratase, giving the protein MSKLSEQDIEKKLLRFPDWEYFDDALHAVFEFGNFKDCFSAMSRIAFECEALNHHPNWSNVYNTLTISLSTHDAGGVTDKDFQLAEAIENIVEPEE; this is encoded by the coding sequence ATGAGTAAACTTTCAGAACAAGACATAGAAAAAAAACTACTTCGATTTCCTGATTGGGAATATTTTGATGATGCCCTGCATGCCGTTTTTGAGTTTGGCAATTTTAAAGATTGTTTTAGTGCTATGAGCCGTATTGCCTTTGAGTGTGAAGCACTTAACCACCATCCCAATTGGAGTAACGTTTATAACACATTAACAATTTCACTATCAACACATGATGCCGGAGGAGTAACAGACAAAGATTTCCAGCTTGCAGAAGCGATAGAAAATATTGTTGAGCCAGAGGAATAA
- a CDS encoding YebC/PmpR family DNA-binding transcriptional regulator has protein sequence MGRAFEFRKARKMKRWAAMSKAFTRIGKDIVMAVKEGGPDPDSNARLRAVIQNAKAVNMPKDNIERAIKRASDKNQGDYKEVIFEGYAPHGIAVLVETATDNNTRTVANVRSYFNKCDGSLGTSGSVVFMFDHTCNFRINADGLDPEEIELEFIDFGAEEVFADDDGILIYAPFESFGAIQAELERRDIEILSSGFERIPQVTKPLSPEQAEDVEKLLEKLEEDDDVQNVYHTMEETTE, from the coding sequence ATGGGAAGAGCTTTCGAGTTTAGAAAAGCAAGAAAAATGAAGCGTTGGGCCGCTATGAGCAAGGCCTTTACGCGCATAGGTAAAGATATAGTAATGGCCGTAAAGGAAGGCGGTCCAGACCCCGATAGTAATGCACGTTTGAGAGCTGTTATACAGAATGCAAAAGCTGTTAATATGCCTAAAGACAATATAGAACGTGCCATAAAACGAGCCAGTGATAAAAATCAAGGCGATTACAAAGAAGTGATTTTTGAAGGTTATGCACCGCACGGTATTGCCGTTTTGGTTGAAACCGCTACTGATAACAACACAAGAACAGTAGCTAACGTGCGTAGCTATTTTAATAAATGTGATGGCAGTTTAGGCACATCGGGTTCTGTTGTTTTTATGTTTGACCATACTTGTAATTTTAGAATCAATGCTGATGGATTAGACCCTGAAGAAATAGAACTGGAATTTATAGATTTTGGTGCTGAAGAGGTTTTTGCTGATGATGATGGCATTTTAATTTATGCGCCTTTTGAAAGCTTTGGTGCCATACAGGCTGAGTTAGAACGGCGTGATATTGAAATATTATCTTCTGGTTTTGAGCGCATTCCACAGGTTACTAAACCTCTTAGCCCAGAACAGGCTGAAGATGTTGAAAAACTTCTAGAAAAACTTGAAGAAGATGACGATGTACAAAACGTATATCACACGATGGAAGAAACTACAGAATAA
- a CDS encoding Gfo/Idh/MocA family oxidoreductase yields MVENKKNINWGIIGCGDVTEVKSGPPYQLTDGFTLSAVMRRDAVKLKDYAKRHKIETTYTDADALINDNSIDAVYIATPPDTHKLYALKVAEAGKPCCIEKPLSPSYADSLEIYEVFKSKNLPLFVAYYRRSLPRFLKIKEWLDAGYIGNVRHINSNLTKPASKTDLSKKYNWRTDANIAPAGYFDDLASHSLDLFAFFLGNFKEANGISLNQQKLYTAKDAVTASWLHESGVTGSGVWNFGCNDHLDKTTIYGSKGTIEFSVFHEKPIVLKSDNKNEELFIENPKHIQQYHVENMRDDLVFNKAKHPSTGSTALHASWVMDKILGNL; encoded by the coding sequence ATGGTGGAAAACAAAAAAAATATAAACTGGGGCATTATTGGCTGTGGAGACGTAACTGAAGTTAAAAGTGGACCACCTTACCAATTAACTGATGGTTTTACCTTATCAGCCGTTATGCGTAGAGATGCAGTTAAGTTGAAAGACTATGCTAAACGCCATAAAATCGAAACTACATATACCGATGCCGATGCGCTAATCAACGATAATAGTATTGACGCCGTTTATATTGCCACACCACCAGATACACATAAACTATATGCTTTAAAGGTGGCAGAAGCAGGAAAACCATGCTGTATTGAAAAACCATTGAGTCCAAGTTATGCTGACAGTTTAGAAATTTATGAGGTTTTTAAAAGCAAAAATTTACCGTTGTTCGTAGCCTATTATCGCCGTTCGTTACCACGTTTTTTAAAGATAAAGGAATGGCTGGATGCGGGTTATATTGGTAATGTTAGACACATTAATTCAAATTTAACCAAACCAGCAAGTAAAACCGATTTATCTAAAAAATACAATTGGAGAACCGATGCGAACATTGCTCCTGCTGGTTATTTTGATGATTTGGCTAGCCATAGCTTAGATTTGTTTGCGTTCTTTTTGGGCAACTTTAAAGAAGCTAATGGCATCAGTTTAAACCAACAAAAATTATACACCGCAAAAGACGCCGTAACAGCATCGTGGTTGCATGAATCGGGAGTTACAGGTTCTGGCGTTTGGAATTTTGGTTGTAACGATCATTTAGATAAAACTACTATTTACGGCAGCAAGGGAACAATTGAGTTCTCTGTATTTCATGAAAAACCTATTGTTTTAAAAAGTGATAATAAAAACGAGGAATTATTTATTGAAAACCCAAAGCACATTCAACAATATCATGTTGAAAATATGAGAGACGATTTAGTTTTTAATAAAGCCAAGCACCCTTCGACAGGTTCAACAGCCCTGCACGCCAGTTGGGTAATGGATAAAATTCTTGGAAACCTTTAA
- a CDS encoding NYN domain-containing protein, which yields MIKDIKIAVLIDGDNIPSKYISEMMEEITKYGTPTIKRIYGDWTKPHLSKWKKVLLENAITPIQQYGYTTGKNATDSAMIIDAMDILYSEKVNGFCLVSSDSDFTKLATRLREAAMVVYGMGEKKTPDPFIVACDKFIYLEILGGDDNEKDDKGAKTKKANLYNITPKVIRLLKNSVDDAADDDGWAFLGDVGTLIIKKQPNFDARNFGFQKLTPLFKSLPQFELEERNQSNSRFKLIYVRNVTTK from the coding sequence ATGATAAAAGACATAAAAATTGCCGTATTGATTGATGGAGATAACATCCCGTCTAAGTACATCTCAGAAATGATGGAAGAAATTACTAAATACGGTACACCAACCATAAAAAGAATTTACGGTGATTGGACTAAACCACACCTATCAAAATGGAAAAAAGTGTTGCTTGAAAATGCGATAACGCCGATTCAGCAGTATGGTTACACTACCGGCAAAAATGCGACCGATTCGGCTATGATTATTGATGCCATGGATATTTTATATTCCGAAAAAGTAAATGGTTTTTGCTTGGTATCATCAGATAGTGATTTTACCAAACTTGCCACCCGTTTGCGCGAGGCGGCCATGGTAGTTTATGGTATGGGTGAGAAAAAAACCCCTGATCCGTTTATTGTGGCTTGCGATAAGTTTATTTACTTGGAAATTCTAGGTGGCGACGATAACGAAAAAGATGATAAAGGAGCCAAAACGAAAAAGGCCAATCTTTATAATATCACACCGAAAGTTATCAGACTATTAAAAAATTCGGTGGATGATGCTGCCGATGATGATGGATGGGCATTTCTAGGTGACGTTGGTACGCTTATTATTAAAAAGCAACCCAATTTTGATGCCCGTAACTTTGGATTTCAAAAGTTAACACCACTATTTAAATCATTGCCTCAGTTTGAGTTGGAAGAACGCAACCAATCCAATTCGAGGTTTAAGCTAATTTACGTTAGAAACGTTACTACTAAATAA